TCGGCGGCAAATGGGCTTACCTGTACCGGGCCGTCGACAGCCACGGTAGAACGATTGATTTTTATCTTTCCTCTCGCCGTAATGCCCAAGCGGCTTATCGATTTTTGAAGAAGATATTAGGTAACTTACGGGATTGGGAACAGCCACGACGGATTATTACAGATAAAGCACCCACCTATGGCAGAGCGCTCGCGTTATTGAAACGGGAAGGCAAATGCCCGCCAGACGTGGTGCACCGTCAGGTGAAATACCTCAACAACGTGATTGAATGTGATCACGGTAAACTGAAGCGGATAATCAATCCGATGTTAGGCTTCAAATCCATGAAAACGGCTTATGCCGCGATCAAGGGTATAGAGGTGATGCGCGCGTTGCGTAAAGGTCAGGCTGAACCTTGGTATTATGGTCATCCTCAGGGCGAAGTGCGTCTGGTGAGCTACGTTTTCAGCCTCTAAGGTTTTTTAGCCTAAGGGAACGTTGACCCTAACGGGCTATTTGCAACAGTGCCCAAATAGTTGGGATGTGTTCATCTTGATGCAAGCAACGATAAATTTCATTAACGTCGCAATAAGCGAATTATGATATTGGAAAGCCCCTCCCTTTGATTCAATACAATTGATCATCAGTTTTATTTAGTGTGACCCATCCGAAAAAAAAAAGGGGTTATTATGCCAGTTATCACTTCAAGATCCGACGCCTTTATTATGGCGAAAAATTATCTAATTGCTTCACAAACTGAACCTCCTCGGGAACTCACCCGATTACGGGGTATCGCTGAGGTCTTAAAGTATATCTTATCCTTTGGCATTGTTGACGCTGGCGAGAAGCGTTATCAGGCGTGCCTGCAGTCGCTGGTCAGCGGATTGAGGAAATATCCAACAGAAACAGAGGTGTTCTCCTACCAGCGGGGGGACCCAAATGCATCACTGAATTTTAAATTTTGTGTGGCCGACGGTTCTGGCTTTTCCCAGAGAGTTAGTGTGAAACTTAGTCACAATGAAGAGGGACAGCAAATTCTGACCGTGGAAGCACCCGATAGTGGTGAAGCCTCATATACTATAGCATTGGATGCAGGAGCGGATATTTCTCGTTTATTGCAAATGTTTTTGGGGGCTCAGCTGAGAACCTCGGCTAATTTGAATCTGAACGGTTTAAACCTGATGGGTGTCCCCCTTCCTATGGACCTGAAAAAAGAGACAAGTTTTGCGGGGACCTTGGTGGATAGCAATCAGGTGAGGCACATTGTAAGTCTTATCCAAAATGGAAAGCTTTGTCAGACAGCGCTTTGCGGTGCAGTATTTCCAGAGAACCTCTCCATATGTGACTTACGTTTTAATGGGGTACTTCTGGATGAGAAGCAGGTGGACTGTATTCTTCAGGCCGCTGAAAAGGGACAAGCTGACCCAAAAGCGCTTTGCAGTGCTAAGTTTCGAGGAGCGAATCTGATTGGTATAGTCCTTCCTGATAACTTGGAAGGTATAACTTTTAAGGACGCCATTTTGAGTGACCAACAGATGTTGGATATACTCAAAACCATTGAGCAGGGGCGGGCTGAGGAGACTGCTCTTGAGGGGTTTGCCCTAAGCCCTCAGGTTTTAAACCACATTCAATTATATCACACTACCGCTCTTACCTCCACTGAAGATGAAAGTTCAACAGTTAGATTCGGGCCTATAACTACATTCGATAATATCGTATCACATGCTAATGAGGATCATCGAAATTTGTTTAAAGTTGAGTATAATACCGATGAAGGTACAATTAGTTTTCTTATGGGAGAGGATAAGTTAAAAACGTCAGATATGGCAGATGTTATTAGTGCAATAACCATAGATGGTAAGAATTTCTTGGAAAATTATGGTGATATCTTAAGGGCGCACCATTATAAAAATAATCCTTCAATTGCCACAAAAACACCCACACCCGGCAGCACACCTAGAATAAAAGCTGAGGGGGCTGATGAATTGAATAAATATTGTATTCCTTTTTATAATGACCACCCCGAATTGGTTAAATTCCTGAACAATTGCAAAGCATACAAATATAGTGCTCTTGATACGATTGGAGACAAATTCAAATTCCCACGAGATGGTGTTGATGATACCTCAAAACTCGCAAAAATGGAGTATTATTTTACTTCAATATATAATCACTTAAATATTTTTAATAAAGCTACGGATCCTACTTTTATCGATGAAGAGTAAGACAGATTGACTAGGTGCTGACTAAATGTGGCTCTGTCGCATCAACGGAGAGAAGATGAAAGAATGGGGGTGGCCAACAGATAAAATTGTTCCGCTGGTGACAACGCGGCACCAGCGGGATGATCAAGTTGTCCTTTGCGCATCATGTGCACTAACTCAATGCTTGCCAATATCGTCTGCGCTCGCCGAAATGAGCTGAACCCCAGCATCAGCCTTATTCGTCGTTTGATATTGCGGTGAACCTGCTCGTAAGCGTTGGGCGGACTCATATTGTTAGCTCATTTCTGTTATCACATTCTAGCCTCAGCTAAGGCAATAAACCTGAGGTGAACTATGACAATACGGTATTCGGTAATCCCCCCATTTTTAATGGAGGATAAAACATTATCCCGCCTGCAGCGGGAGCTAAGACTCTGTTAGAGAGTGACTTTCTTCAGCCATCGTAGCTCGCTATACTCCCGTGTATGCACATACCTCGACCGGCAAAACTCCTCTTCCAGATTGATGATGGTTGGGGTCAGTTACTCGCTAAACACGGCAACGTCGTCCCCGAATGGACCAAACTGGTCATTGAGCGGATGCTCGCCTGCGGGACCGGTGCCATGGGCGTTCGCCGCTATTGTTGCGCTGCTGCCCACTGTTCTCACACCAAATACTTCTGCCAAAGTTGTAAAAGCAAAGGCTGCAGCGCCTGTGGCATGAAAGCCACCGAGCAATGGATTGCTGAGCAACAACATATTCTGCCCGACTGCGAATGGCAGCACATCACCTTCACCCTGCCCGATAAACTCTGGCCCGCCTTTGCCAACAACTGGCCCCTGCTCAATAAACTCTTCGCTTGTGCCGCCAATACTCTGCTGAAATGGGCCAAAAAGCTCGATATCGAAATAGGCTTGTTTGTAGCACTGCATACCTACGGCCGCCAGCTCAATCAGTATCCGCACATTCATCTGTCCGTCACTCGCGGAGGTTTGTGCCTTAAACACGGTGTCTGGCGGCCGGTTTACTTCAAAAAGAAAATCGTTGAGCGCTATTGGCGTCAGGTCGTCATCACCCTGTTGCGGGAAAGCTACGCCTCGCTCAATTTACCTGCCGCCGGCTATCAACTCATCCGGGACTACCGGGAATGGTGCCAGTTTCTTGAGGCGCAGTTTCAGCGGCGCTGGAAAATCCACTTTGCTAAAAAGACCCAACATGCCCGGCAAAAACGTCAATTACCTCGGTCGCTATCTGAAACGGCCGCCGATAGCGGCCTCAAAACTGCGTCATTACACCGGCTGAGCCGTTGTTCATCATTACTATGACCACCAGACTCAGCAACACCGCACGCAACGACTCAGCCAGGAAGAGATGCTGTGGCGCTATATCAGCCATATCCCGTCACGCCATTTTAAGATGGTCAGGTATTACGGTTTTCTGGCCAACCGCAAACGGGGTGAGTTATTGCCGAGGGTTTATACCGCCCTGGGGATTGAAATGAAGGCAAAACCACAGAAACCGGGCTTTGCGTCACTGATGAAACAATTTACCAATGTGGATCCTTACCAGTGCGTGTTGTGTGGTAGTCGGATGGTTTTTAACAGTGCGGCAGGCGGTATCCGGGCAGAAGAGTTGTTGGCACGACGTAGGCAGGAGTTCAAAACAGAGCGATGGTTGCGGCAGGCGGCATAGGGAAGATCTGCCTGAAATTTGGATTGGGCATCAAAATGGGGGTTATTTTAACCAATCGTCAACGTCGCGCTGCCTGAGCTGACGAAACTCATGCCCTATCACCCTCTTTTGCCTCTGACCTAAGGGAAAAGAAGGGATCCAACTAATGAGATGGTCACTCCCTCCTTTCAAGCACTATGCTGAGAACAGGTATTCATCCGGAGAACCGTCATGGAAAATATTACGCTCATTGGTATCGACCTGGGTAAAAACTCTTTCCACATCCACTGTCAGGATCGCCACGGAAAAGCTGTTTTCCGTAAAAAGTTTACCAGACAAAAAATGTTTGAATTTCTGGCAACATGCCCTGCAACGACCATCGTGATGGAAGCCTGTGGTGGTGCCCATTTCATGGTCCGCAAACTATCTGAACTGGGGCATACACCAAAGCTCATATCACCCCAATTTGTTCGTCCGTTCGTCAAAACGAATAAAAATGACTTCGTTGATGCGGAGGCTATCTGTGAAGCAGAATCCCGGCCATCAATGCGGTTTGTTCAACCCAGAACAGTAGCCCGCCTGCGGCGGGAGCGGCGCTGCTGTGCAGCTTCGGGGATGTTCATGACCTGAGCGCCGATTTATACTCTGCTCTATGTTAATTTCCCCAGGTACTCATCCACATGGCTCGCAATAAATCCTCCAGAAAGCGTAAACCCGCTAAATCAGGCTACACCGCGTCAGGAACAGCCATCCCTCGCCCCCGTTATCCGAAGCGTTTTCTGGTCTCTACTCCGCCTCAAGGCGATTTTGGCGACGTCGCCGAGTTTTTCTATGATACCCCGGAGGAGACCATCCAGCACTGCGTGCGACTTGGCCCTCAGTTTTTCCTCGACACGCTGCCTTACCCACCGCTCGTCAATATTATCCGTGGATTTGAATCATCCACCGACAACACTGCAATTATAGAGTCCTTGCTGGCTGATGATTTTATCGTCGCCACAGAGCTCGGCATGGTACAAGTCTCCTTTGACCCATGGGACAAACACACCGACAACTGGGCTGACAGACCGGACGAACACGACTGCGACTGCGACTGCGGGCAGTGTGAGTGTCCTCTCTTTTATTTCACCCGCAATATCACAGGGTAAATTACCGCCGCATGTATATTCCCCGTCCGGCGAAACTGCTCTTCCAACACGACGAGGGCTGGAACCGCTTTCTCGACAAACACGGTGACACTCTCACTGATTGGACCCAACTCTCCGTCGAGCGCATGCTCGCCTGCGGCACCTGTGCCATGGGCGTTCGACGCTACTGCTGTGCCTCGCCGGACTGCACCCACTCACGTTTTTTCTGTCAGAGCTGCAAGTCTAAAGCCTGCAGTTCATGCGGAATGAAAGCAACCGAGCAGTGGATTGCCGAGCAGCAACACATCCTGCCCGACTGCGTCTGGCAACACATCACTTTTACTATGCCCCACCTGCTCTGGCCTTTTTTCAACAATAGCTGGCCCCTGCTCAATGACCTGTTTAGCTGTGCCACCCGCGCCATGCTCCGCTGGGCCCGCAAACAGGGTATCGAGGTCGGCATTTTCTGCGCCCTGCACACCTATGGCCGCCAGCTCAATCAGCATCCCCACATCCATGTCTCCGTGACCCGGGGTGGCCTCGATGTCAAAAATGACGTATGGCGCGCCCTGTTTTTTAAGAAGAAGGAAGTGGAGAAAATCTGGCGCGGGGCGGTTATTGGTCTGCTGCGCGAAAGCTACGACCGTATCAAACCCGGCAGCCTGCCGGGGCTGGGCCACATTCGCGATGAAACTCAGTGGCGACGCTATCTGAAGGCCCAGTACGGGCGTTACTGGAAAGTCCACTTCGCGAAGAAAACCCGGGGGGCCTGGCACAGCGTCAAATACCTGGGGCGTTATCTGAAGCGTCCGCCGGTAGCCGCCTCTCAGCTGCGACACTACAGCGGCGGTGCTGTGGTCCATCATTACCACGATCATCGTACGCAGCAATACAAACGCCAAACGCTGACGCAGGAAGAGATGATCGGGCGCTATATCAGCCACATTCCGGCGCGTCATTTTAAAATGGTGCGCTACTACGGTTTTTTATCCAACCGCAAGCGGGGCCTGCTGCTGCCAAAAGTGTATGAGGCCCTGAAGATGGAGGCGCGTAAAAAACCAGAGAAGCCGGGATTCGCGGTACTGATGAAGGGTTTCCTGGGCACGGATCCGTACCAATGTATCCTGTGCGGTGACCGTCTGCGTTTTGCCGGCGCGCAGACGGGGTTTCACACAACAGAATTACTGTCGGAGAGGCTGCATAAAATGGAGCAGAAACGATGGCTTCGGACGCCATCTTTGGATCAGTGTGCCTGAAATTTGAGTTTTAGATTAAAAATCCGGCGAAACTGCCATTTTTACACATTAAATAGCTTAGGCCCACGTCATTCGGGGATCTAAATCGCCACGATCCATGGTCAGGCGTTCTTGAAAGATGCGATTGAGTTTCCTAACCCAGAACGGAGTCTCAGCAGGCAATGCACGCCTTGCATCGGGTAAGAGAATCGCTTGTTAGGGATAAGGTGAAAACCTCCAATCAGATGCATGCTTTTTTACGGGAGTTTGGTGTCAGCGCCCCAAAAGGCCCTGCGTTGATAACAAATTTTGCAGAAATTCTGGAGACAAACAAATTTCCGCCCTACCTTGCAAGATTACTGCAGAAGCTGCGTGAGCATTATGGTTATCTCCTTGAACAAATTAAAGATCTGGAAACTCAACTGAAGGTATCTCTTGACGCAGATAGTACAGGCCAGCGCTTACTGACCATTCCCTGTGTCGGCCCTCTGACCGCAAGTCTACTTTCCACTCAACTGGGCGACGGAAAACAATACGGTAGCAGCCGGGATTTTGCAGCTTCAACGGGTCTGGTGCCACGTCAGTACAGTACCGGGGGACGAACCACCCTGCTGGGTATCAGCAAACGGGGTAATAAAAAGCTACGGGCATTGCTGGTACAGTGCGCCAGAGTATTCCTGCGAACACTGGAACATCGGTCGGGCAAGCTTGCCGACTGGGTCAGAGAATTATTGCTACGGAAAAATAATTTCATTGTGACCTGCGCTCCATGAACTTTAGGTTTACAATATTTCGTTGACGAAATATTCTTATAACCAAATACACACTAACTGACATTGATACAACAGTCTCAATATTGAAATATTAATATAGTTTAAGTCTTAGAAACGTTGTTTAAAGAGCCTAAGCCAATAATATTATATTTCGTCAACGAAATTTATGTAATCAAGCGACCCTGTAAATAATTCTGTGTAACTGCCACCGTATTAAAGGTGATCGCTCAGGCGGTCACCGAACTCGATAATAAAACGGCTCATCGCCAGCCGCCAGTTCTGGATCGGCATACTCCATTTTTTCGACGCATCCTTGATCGCCAGATAAATAACTTTTCGTACCGAGTCGTCTGTCGGGAACACCTTGCGCTTCTTGATGGCTGCGCGGATCACGCTGTTTAGTGACTCGATGGCATTCGTTGTGTAGATGGCCTTGCGGATATCGGGTGGATAGCCGAAGAACGTATTGAGATTTTCCCAGTGTGCACGCCAGCTTTTGCTGATTTGCGGGTATTTGTCGTCCCAGGCAACCGCGAAGTTATCCAGTGCCATCAGCGCCGCCTCTTCTGTCGGAGCCTGATATACCGTTTTCAGCCCGCCGGTGACGGCTTTGTAATCCTTCCACGAGACATATTTCAGGCTGTTGCGCACCATATGAATGATGCACAGCTGGATGTGAGTCTGCGGATACACGCTGTTTATCGCATCCGGGAAGCCCTTCAGTCCGTCCACGCAGGCAATCAGGATATCCTGAAGCCCCCGGTTTTTAAGCTCTGTCAGCACACTGAGCCAGAACTTCCCCCCTTCATTTTCTGCCAGCCACATGCCCAGCAGTTCTTTCTGGCCTTCTGTATTAATGCCCAGAGCAAGGAAGACGGCTTTGTTAATCACGCAGCCACCCTGGCGAACCTTCACCACAATACAGTCAAGATAAACAATGGGATACAGTGCATCCAGAGGTCTATTTTGCCACTCTGTCACCTGTTCTTTAACTGCATCGGTGACTTTAGATATCAGCGTGGGCGACACATCAGCATCGTACATCTCTTTGAAGGTGGCGACGATTTCACGGGTGGTCATGCCTTTGGCGTACAGGGATAAAATCTGACTGTCCATCTGCGTGATACGCGTCTGATTTTTCTTTATCAGTTGAGGCTCGAAGGTGTTTTCTCGGTCGCGAGGCGTGTTCAGTTCGATTTCACCGTCGTCGCACAACAACGTTTTGGATGAATAGCCGTTGCGGGTATTCGAGCCTGCTTTCGGGGCATTTTTCTCATGCCCCAGATGGTCAGTCAGCTCGGCATTGAGCGCCGTTTCGACGGTTAACTTCGTCAGCATGCGGGAAAATGCATTGAGGTCGGCTTCGGTTTTAAGGCCTTTAGCCAGTTCAGCCGCGAAGGCCTTGAGTTTCTTTTCGTCCATAATTTGCCTGTCTCCGTTACTGGAGTGAACATACCAAAAACAGGCAATTACACAATTTTAATTACAGTCTCAATCAAGCTGCTATACCAACACTCTAACGTGATACTCATTAATTCGCTCTATCGTTATATCCAGCAGGAGCGTCAGGCCGGCGGAGACCTGTATCAGCAACTCCCTCATCGGGGAAAACAGTATAACTATCATACCGACCAGACCCCGCGTGGCCCTATTCCCAACCGTGTTGGCATTGAGCAACGGCCTGCTGAAGCTGACCTCAAACAGCAGCCTGGCCACTTCGAAATTGATACCATTTTTGGCAAAGACCAGAAGTCATTCCTGCTGACGGTGGTCGATAAAGCCGTCAAGATGGTCATTATTCGCACGCTGCCCAACAAGCGCGCAGAGACTGTGGTAGCGGCTTTCAGGGACATCGTCGCCAATACTTTCTGCGAGTTTAAAACCCTGACTGCCGACAACGGTTCTGAATTCGCCCAGCACGAGCAGATTACGGAAATCACGGGTGCGCCGGTCTACTTTGCCCGCCCTTATCATTCCTGGGAGCGTGGGTTGAATGAACATACCCACGGGCTGAAACAGCGTTTTTACCCCAAGGGAACAGACTTCAATCAGGTCACCCATCGCAAGGTTGCTGCACTTGAACACCAGCTCAACACGCGAGGAAGAAAATCACTGGGCTATCGCACGCCGAATGAGATATTTTTAACGCACTTACAGGCGGCATAAAGCCCTACCATTTTGTTGCATTTAGACTGGGAATGGCGCGTGGGACTTTCGCCATAGCATACGCCGCTACTGCTGTACCTCGCCGGATTGCACCCATTCCTGATTTTTCTGTCATAGTTGCAAATCAAAAGGCTGCAGCACTGTTATATCTCTGACCTAAAGGTATAAAATAGATCCGCTTATGATATAGTTATTCCGTCGTGCCAGAACAATGCTGATAATAGTGTAATTCGGAGAATCTTGAAAATATTGCGCTGATTGATATTGATCTGGGTAAAAAATATTCCACAGCCGTTCTCAGGGTCACCACTGGAAAGCGGTTTTCCGTAAAAATACTCCAAACTAAAACTATTTGAATTTCTGACGCCATGCCCGGTAACAGTCATCATGATGGAGTCTATCGGTGACGCTCACTTTCTGGTGTACAAATTGACCGAACAGGGGGGTATCCCAAAAAGCTAATATTGCCACAGTTTGTTCGTCCGTACGTCAAAATTAATAAAAATGATTTCATTGATGCTGAAACAATCTGTAAAGCGGCATCACAACCTTCAATGCATATTTGTTCAGTCCAGAACAAAGCCCCAGCAGGTAATACATGTCTTGCGCAGGGTTAGAGAGCTCTTCATGTTTTTTACTGGCGCTGAGTGTTAGCCACCGGAAAGAACTCACGTTGATAACGCGCTTTGCTGAAATTTTTGGGGATAACAAATTTTTACCGTACCTCGCAAAGTTACGGCACGGTAAAATCTACGTAAACATTATGTATTACCTTCTTGAGCAACTTAAATATTTGGAGTATCAACTATAAATATCGCTGGACGTAGGACGTAGATACAGCAGTCCTGCGTTTACTGCTGATCCCCAGTGTCGGCCCTCCCTCTTACCGCAAATTTGATTTCTGCGTAGTTACGCGATGGGAAAATAGTACAGGAGCCGCAGGGATTTTGCCACTTCAGTATAGCAAAGAAAGACGAATCAACTTGTTGGTATAAGTAAGCAGGACTGGACAATAAACTGTCAAGGATTTATTGAGCTACGACAAAAGGAGAAGGGTCTTTGAAATTTATTAATAACCGGTTATTAATATATTACTTTTTTATAAATTTCACATCTAGTTTCGCGTATACTGAACATTGATGATACGAATGATCAAACAGCCTGATGATAAACCTGTGATTAGGAATAACTGATTAAAGGCAACCCGATTTTTAAGGTTTATGTGGTGCGGAACTCGTCGAGGCGCGCACATCTAACCTATTTTGACACTGAATAGCTTCATGCAAACCAATAATTTCTTCGGCATATCAGTGTAGAAAAAACGGAAGTGATCATAGATATCTAACTATCAATACTTCTTTTTTATGGGCATGCCTTTCATTACTTAAAAGGAAAGAAAGTTTCGTTGACGAAATATTCCTTTGCGGTAGCACGCCTACGGCGTGAACTAAGACTCTATTAGAGAGCGACTTTCATCAATAATCGTAACTCGCTATCATCCCGCGTATGCACATACCTCGGCCCGTGAAATTTATCTTTCAGATTGATGAGGGATGGGGCCTATTACTCGCTAAACATAGCAAATACTATCTCCGAATAGACTAAATTCGTCATCGTGCAGTGGCTTGCCGAGCAACAGCACATCCTGCCCGACTGCGACTGGCAAAATATTACCTTTACCATACCCATTTGCTTTAGTCCTTCGTCAACAACAACAACTGGCCACTGCTGAACGACCTGTTTCGCTAGGCCCGAAAGCAGGGCAGGGTGTCAAGGTCGGTATTATCTGTGCACTGCATGCCTATCGCCGCCAGCTGAATCAGCCCCCCGCACATCCACGTTTCCGTTACCCGCAGCAGCCTCGACGTCAAACGAGGCATCTGGCACACCCTGTTTATTTAAGAAGAAGCACCTGGAGGAAATATAGTGCCGTATCGTTATGCACCTACTTCGGCCAGTTATGACCATTTCAATCCCGAGTCATGACATGACTGGGCCATATCCGTGATAAGCACCAGTGCAGCACTATCTACATTAACAGTACCGGCGCCTAGGAAGTACATTTTGCCAATAACAGCCGTGGTGTCTGGCGCAGCGTAAAATACTAGGCAGCTACCTGAAACGCTCTCCAGTGGTGGCATCAAAGCTACGTCATTATCGTTGAGGTGTCATAGTTCATCAGTACTACGATCACCGCACGTAGCAGCACCACAACCAAAAAATCACACAGGAGGAGATGCTGCAGCACTACACATCAGGCAACATCATAAATTATCTGCTCAAGACAGTTGCTAACCATCACTATATTGAACACTAAATTAAAAACTTCATCTATTTATATTTTTAGGTAATTATACAAATTCAAGGTTAAACCTTATTGAAGGCATTATATCGTATTGCAAATAAATTCCATTCAGATTTAAATCAAAGTGACTCGATAACAAATACTAATCAGAAGTAGGGCAGGGGGAGATAGATTTAAGGTTTAATTGACAATCTTTTTTAAAGAAATATTTCGTTAACGAAATATTTTCACAGCTATTGCACTTTAAATGCCAAGTACTGTAGTGTTTTAGAAAGAATTGCTCAATATCAATATTATTTGGTTTATGGTGATATTTCGAGGGGTTAATTTATAATAATTAAAACCATTTATTAACATGTAGGATCTCATTTGTTATTTTTTATTACTATCTTCCACA
This window of the Yersinia enterocolitica genome carries:
- a CDS encoding DDE domain-containing protein, whose product is MTPFKGRHFQSEIILWAVRWYCKYGISYRELQEMLAERGVNVDHTTIYRWVQRYAPEMEKRLRWYWRHPTDLLPWHLDETYVKIGGKWAYLYRAVDSHGRTIDFYLSSRRNAQAAYRFLKKILGNLRDWEQPRRIITDKAPTYGRALALLKREGKCPPDVVHRQVKYLNNVIECDHGKLKRIINPMLGFKSMKTAYAAIKGIEVMRALRKGQAEPWYYGHPQGEVRLVSYVFSL
- a CDS encoding IS91 family transposase — protein: MYIPRPAKLLFQHDEGWNRFLDKHGDTLTDWTQLSVERMLACGTCAMGVRRYCCASPDCTHSRFFCQSCKSKACSSCGMKATEQWIAEQQHILPDCVWQHITFTMPHLLWPFFNNSWPLLNDLFSCATRAMLRWARKQGIEVGIFCALHTYGRQLNQHPHIHVSVTRGGLDVKNDVWRALFFKKKEVEKIWRGAVIGLLRESYDRIKPGSLPGLGHIRDETQWRRYLKAQYGRYWKVHFAKKTRGAWHSVKYLGRYLKRPPVAASQLRHYSGGAVVHHYHDHRTQQYKRQTLTQEEMIGRYISHIPARHFKMVRYYGFLSNRKRGLLLPKVYEALKMEARKKPEKPGFAVLMKGFLGTDPYQCILCGDRLRFAGAQTGFHTTELLSERLHKMEQKRWLRTPSLDQCA
- a CDS encoding IS256 family transposase, with translation MDEKKLKAFAAELAKGLKTEADLNAFSRMLTKLTVETALNAELTDHLGHEKNAPKAGSNTRNGYSSKTLLCDDGEIELNTPRDRENTFEPQLIKKNQTRITQMDSQILSLYAKGMTTREIVATFKEMYDADVSPTLISKVTDAVKEQVTEWQNRPLDALYPIVYLDCIVVKVRQGGCVINKAVFLALGINTEGQKELLGMWLAENEGGKFWLSVLTELKNRGLQDILIACVDGLKGFPDAINSVYPQTHIQLCIIHMVRNSLKYVSWKDYKAVTGGLKTVYQAPTEEAALMALDNFAVAWDDKYPQISKSWRAHWENLNTFFGYPPDIRKAIYTTNAIESLNSVIRAAIKKRKVFPTDDSVRKVIYLAIKDASKKWSMPIQNWRLAMSRFIIEFGDRLSDHL
- a CDS encoding IS30 family transposase gives rise to the protein MPVSVTGVNIPKTGNYTILITVSIKLLYQHSNVILINSLYRYIQQERQAGGDLYQQLPHRGKQYNYHTDQTPRGPIPNRVGIEQRPAEADLKQQPGHFEIDTIFGKDQKSFLLTVVDKAVKMVIIRTLPNKRAETVVAAFRDIVANTFCEFKTLTADNGSEFAQHEQITEITGAPVYFARPYHSWERGLNEHTHGLKQRFYPKGTDFNQVTHRKVAALEHQLNTRGRKSLGYRTPNEIFLTHLQAA